Proteins from a genomic interval of Clostridium sp. AN503:
- the addA gene encoding helicase-exonuclease AddAB subunit AddA: MTKRLPGMITGDGRTGKQKRSGRNYVSKISKLDEREQQVIESRGKNLLVSAAAGSGKTAVLVERIIRMVTEGEHPLDIDRLLVMTFTNAAAAEMRERIGAAIEEKLNGDPENAHLQIQETLVHHAHITTIDSFCLNVIREHFNLLDLDPAFKIGDEGELLLLRGDVMQEMLEDRYDLKDTRFERFVETYAQGKGDAGIEDYIMQVYTFSQSNPYPEQWIAQCRQELSAGFSMDCAWMEFLMEDIKRQASELKLQITDALLVCQEDEFLCAYAPMLTQDARQLDLVCGAPDFEALYGCLAQIAWDRLATVRSKEVDPEKKSYVTGCRDRVKKAVGKMRELYCFAPPQEMMQDLEGTSEAVAVLLDLTEEFASRYQEKKRERNLVDFNDLEHETLKVLMRQEDGKTVYTEAADELSQQFEEVLVDEYQDSNLVQEALLHAVSRERFGRNNVFMVGDVKQSIYKFRLARPELFLEKYDTYEPYDEGDGGCKKIELHQNFRSREQVLSGINDVFYKIMTENLGSIRYTEDAALHPGAKFPEPESPGQVEEAQDCAERRPDDPGKRLAGIPELLVMDTGDAALSQMDEDAADYTAKELEAKLIAGRIRELTDTEHGMLVWDKRLNGCGGYRIAEYRDIVILLRSAAGWTETLLSVLMNEGIPAFAESRMGYFNTLEVETVLSLLSVIDNPMQDIPLAAVLKSPVVGLTDKELAQVMAKYRSCADKGQDRGLYGAVRYYLLSHEESSEGNGEMAGTAGQEAGTDGATVRKLKDFKRMLEHFRMQSTYLPIHELIYGLYGETGYYHYVAAMPAGETRKANLDMLVEKAADYEQTSYKGLFHFVRYIEKLKKYHTDFGEAVTVGEEDNTVRIMSIHKSKGLEFPIVFLAGMGKKFNRQDVYGKILIDPELGIGTDYLDIENRLKTTTLKKNALRRKMELDNLGEELRVLYVAMTRAKEQLIMTGTDRYLAKNLEKHAQVPVVDGQIPYTILATAGSYLDWILMCLSGGQARIRMTEVPVEEIVGGEMVRQIQTRQSRERLLGLDTEREYDGAYRRQLERHLGFSYPYAADIRLHTKMSVSELKKQGQMTDEAESVCMEGPLTPDWEEWLTKRWENAGKQEESISYSDIAPDGGAGAARGTAYHRVMELLPFDQMESQADVEAYLARMVERDQMTAESCGLIDSSAVWTFLSSEFGQRMKRAQAKGRLHKEQQFVMGIPARDMGAGDSDELVVIQGIIDAFFEEEEGLVLMDYKTDKISREETLVEHYKKQLDYYERALEQMTGKPVKEKVIYSLTLQKAITVA; this comes from the coding sequence TTGACAAAAAGACTGCCGGGTATGATTACCGGAGATGGAAGAACAGGAAAACAGAAGAGATCTGGGAGGAATTATGTCAGCAAGATCAGTAAACTGGACGAAAGAGAGCAGCAGGTCATCGAGAGCCGTGGGAAGAACCTGCTGGTCAGCGCCGCGGCGGGCAGCGGAAAGACCGCCGTGCTGGTGGAGCGGATCATCCGTATGGTGACGGAAGGAGAGCATCCTCTGGATATCGACCGGCTGCTGGTGATGACCTTTACCAATGCGGCGGCTGCGGAGATGCGGGAACGGATTGGCGCTGCCATTGAAGAAAAATTGAACGGGGACCCGGAGAATGCGCACCTGCAGATCCAGGAGACCCTGGTCCATCATGCCCATATCACGACCATCGACAGTTTTTGCCTGAATGTCATAAGGGAGCATTTCAATCTGCTGGATCTGGACCCCGCCTTTAAGATCGGGGATGAGGGCGAGCTGCTTTTGCTGCGGGGCGATGTGATGCAGGAAATGCTGGAGGACCGCTATGACTTAAAGGATACGCGGTTTGAACGGTTTGTGGAGACCTATGCCCAGGGGAAGGGGGACGCGGGGATAGAGGATTATATCATGCAGGTGTATACCTTTTCCCAGAGCAATCCTTATCCGGAACAGTGGATCGCCCAGTGCCGCCAGGAGCTGTCCGCTGGATTTTCCATGGACTGTGCCTGGATGGAGTTTCTCATGGAGGACATAAAGCGGCAGGCGTCAGAGCTGAAGCTTCAGATTACGGATGCGCTCCTGGTGTGCCAGGAAGACGAATTCTTGTGCGCTTATGCGCCCATGCTCACCCAGGATGCCCGCCAGCTTGACCTGGTCTGCGGGGCGCCGGATTTTGAAGCCCTGTACGGCTGTCTCGCCCAGATTGCCTGGGACAGGTTGGCGACAGTCCGGAGCAAGGAGGTGGACCCGGAGAAAAAGTCTTATGTGACCGGGTGCCGCGACCGGGTAAAGAAGGCTGTGGGCAAGATGCGGGAGCTTTACTGCTTTGCGCCGCCCCAGGAGATGATGCAGGACTTAGAGGGCACCAGTGAGGCGGTGGCCGTGCTCTTAGATCTGACGGAGGAGTTTGCCAGCCGTTACCAGGAAAAGAAGCGGGAGCGGAACCTGGTGGATTTCAATGACCTGGAGCACGAGACGCTGAAGGTGCTGATGCGCCAGGAAGATGGAAAGACGGTGTACACGGAAGCGGCAGACGAACTGAGCCAGCAGTTTGAGGAAGTGCTGGTGGATGAATACCAGGACAGCAACCTGGTGCAGGAGGCCCTTCTCCATGCAGTATCGAGGGAGCGGTTTGGCAGGAACAACGTATTTATGGTGGGGGATGTGAAACAGAGCATCTACAAATTCCGTCTCGCAAGGCCCGAGCTGTTTCTGGAAAAATATGATACCTACGAGCCGTACGATGAGGGGGACGGAGGCTGCAAAAAGATTGAGCTGCACCAGAATTTCCGAAGCCGGGAGCAGGTGCTTTCCGGGATCAACGATGTATTTTATAAGATCATGACGGAGAATCTCGGGAGCATCCGCTATACGGAGGATGCTGCGCTGCATCCGGGAGCGAAATTCCCGGAGCCGGAGTCTCCCGGGCAGGTGGAGGAAGCACAGGACTGCGCAGAGCGCCGCCCGGATGATCCGGGGAAACGTCTGGCCGGGATCCCGGAGCTGCTTGTGATGGATACGGGGGATGCTGCGCTTTCTCAGATGGATGAGGATGCGGCAGATTATACGGCGAAGGAACTGGAGGCGAAGCTCATAGCCGGAAGGATCCGGGAGCTGACGGATACAGAGCACGGAATGCTGGTCTGGGATAAGCGCTTAAACGGTTGCGGGGGGTACCGGATTGCAGAATACCGGGATATCGTCATCCTTCTTCGCAGCGCCGCCGGATGGACGGAAACTCTGTTGTCCGTGCTGATGAATGAAGGAATCCCTGCTTTTGCGGAGTCACGGATGGGGTATTTTAACACGCTGGAGGTGGAGACGGTCTTAAGCCTTTTGTCTGTTATAGATAATCCCATGCAGGATATTCCCCTGGCGGCGGTCCTGAAATCGCCGGTCGTGGGACTGACGGACAAAGAGCTTGCGCAGGTTATGGCGAAATACCGATCCTGCGCCGATAAAGGGCAGGACCGGGGGCTGTATGGAGCGGTCCGGTATTATCTGTTGTCTCATGAGGAATCGTCTGAAGGAAACGGCGAAATGGCAGGAACCGCCGGTCAGGAGGCTGGGACCGACGGAGCAACGGTCCGGAAGCTGAAGGATTTTAAGCGCATGCTGGAACACTTCCGCATGCAGAGCACCTATCTTCCGATCCATGAGCTGATCTATGGGCTTTACGGAGAGACCGGCTATTACCATTATGTTGCGGCCATGCCTGCCGGGGAGACCAGAAAGGCAAACCTGGACATGCTGGTGGAGAAGGCCGCGGATTATGAACAGACCAGCTACAAGGGACTGTTCCATTTTGTCCGGTATATTGAAAAACTGAAGAAGTATCATACGGATTTTGGTGAGGCTGTGACGGTCGGGGAAGAGGATAACACGGTACGGATCATGAGCATCCATAAGAGTAAGGGCCTGGAGTTTCCGATTGTGTTCCTGGCCGGGATGGGAAAGAAGTTCAACCGGCAGGATGTATACGGGAAGATACTGATCGATCCGGAGCTGGGGATCGGGACAGATTACCTGGATATAGAGAACCGGCTGAAGACCACAACCTTAAAAAAGAATGCCCTGCGCCGGAAGATGGAGCTGGACAATCTGGGGGAGGAGCTGCGGGTGCTTTATGTGGCGATGACCCGTGCAAAGGAGCAGCTTATCATGACCGGAACGGACCGCTATCTGGCAAAGAATCTGGAGAAGCATGCACAGGTCCCGGTTGTGGACGGACAGATCCCCTATACCATTCTGGCTACCGCAGGCTCGTATCTGGACTGGATCCTGATGTGTTTAAGCGGCGGTCAGGCGCGCATCCGTATGACAGAGGTGCCGGTTGAAGAGATTGTGGGCGGCGAGATGGTAAGGCAGATCCAGACAAGACAGTCGAGAGAACGTTTGCTGGGGCTTGACACGGAGAGGGAGTATGACGGCGCTTACCGCCGGCAGCTGGAGCGGCATCTGGGTTTTTCCTATCCTTATGCGGCGGATATCCGGCTGCACACCAAGATGTCCGTGTCGGAGCTTAAAAAGCAGGGACAGATGACCGATGAGGCGGAGAGCGTCTGCATGGAAGGCCCATTGACGCCCGACTGGGAGGAATGGCTTACAAAGCGGTGGGAGAATGCCGGAAAGCAGGAGGAATCCATATCTTACAGTGATATTGCCCCGGACGGAGGCGCCGGTGCGGCGAGAGGTACGGCGTATCACCGGGTCATGGAGCTGCTGCCTTTCGACCAGATGGAGAGCCAGGCGGACGTGGAGGCGTACCTTGCCCGGATGGTGGAACGAGATCAGATGACGGCGGAGAGCTGCGGTCTGATCGACAGCAGCGCCGTCTGGACCTTCCTTTCCTCGGAGTTTGGGCAGCGCATGAAGCGGGCGCAGGCCAAAGGGCGGCTTCACAAGGAGCAGCAGTTTGTTATGGGAATACCCGCGCGGGATATGGGAGCCGGGGATTCAGACGAGCTGGTGGTGATCCAGGGTATTATCGATGCGTTCTTCGAAGAGGAAGAAGGTCTGGTGCTGATGGACTATAAGACAGATAAGATCAGCCGGGAAGAGACCCTGGTGGAGCATTATAAAAAACAGCTGGATTATTATGAGCGGGCGCTTGAGCAGATGACGGGAAAGCCGGTCAAAGAGAAGGTGATCTATTCCCTTACCCTTCAGAAGGCGATCACGGTCGCATGA
- a CDS encoding C-GCAxxG-C-C family protein, producing the protein MNKPDIPNCPITGDHSQKAKAYFLEGYNCAQSVLLAFHEELGLDKDTAARMASSFGGGMGRLREVCGAISGMFLAAGLFYGYSDPRDTEGKKAQYERVQALATDFRDKNGSIVCRELLGLDHHVDAPTPSARTAAYYKKRPCAELVADAAGILEAMILEAMI; encoded by the coding sequence ATGAACAAGCCAGATATACCAAACTGCCCCATAACCGGGGATCACAGTCAAAAAGCAAAAGCATATTTTCTGGAAGGTTACAACTGCGCCCAATCCGTCCTTTTGGCCTTCCATGAGGAACTTGGGCTGGACAAAGACACAGCGGCGCGTATGGCCTCCTCCTTCGGCGGAGGGATGGGACGCCTGCGTGAAGTCTGCGGCGCTATCAGCGGCATGTTTCTTGCCGCAGGGCTTTTCTACGGCTACAGTGACCCCAGAGACACCGAAGGAAAAAAAGCCCAGTACGAGCGCGTCCAGGCGCTGGCAACGGACTTCCGTGACAAGAACGGCAGCATTGTGTGCCGGGAGCTTCTGGGGCTGGACCACCATGTCGATGCCCCTACTCCCTCCGCCCGCACCGCCGCCTACTATAAAAAACGTCCCTGCGCGGAGCTGGTGGCTGACGCCGCAGGGATCCTGGAGGCTATGATTCTGGAAGCCATGATCTAA
- a CDS encoding GNAT family N-acetyltransferase, translating to MDVELIPAYSHKEEVKTLFSEYTNMLIAGDPSFEKYLKVQNYDEELEHLEAKYGIPAGRLLLAYYDNKLAGCIGLRKIDEANCEMKRLYVRPQFRGQHIGDYLVQEIIRAAKEIGYIHMLLDTLPFLQSAVRLYKKYGFYEIKSYNDSPMDTSIYMRLDL from the coding sequence ATGGACGTAGAACTGATTCCGGCGTATTCGCATAAGGAAGAAGTGAAAACATTGTTTTCTGAATATACAAATATGTTGATTGCGGGAGATCCCAGCTTTGAAAAATATCTTAAAGTCCAGAATTATGATGAAGAATTGGAACATTTAGAGGCGAAATATGGTATTCCTGCGGGGAGACTTCTGCTGGCGTATTATGACAATAAATTGGCAGGCTGCATCGGACTGCGAAAGATTGATGAAGCTAATTGTGAGATGAAGCGCTTATATGTACGGCCACAGTTTAGAGGGCAGCATATTGGAGATTATTTGGTGCAAGAAATTATCAGAGCTGCAAAAGAAATCGGATATATCCATATGTTGTTAGACACATTGCCTTTTTTGCAGAGTGCAGTACGCCTGTATAAAAAATATGGTTTTTATGAAATTAAAAGTTATAACGATAGCCCTATGGATACATCAATTTATATGAGGCTTGATTTATAA
- a CDS encoding DUF4261 domain-containing protein, translating to MGLFSFGKKKKKQTENQEASGFIGFVLLSEPSWDREQFVKDLKKDWDIDAAPAIDDEEDEKYRDILVLELDGMRLAVSFMDMPVPNGEAETYAAANYMWPDAVETTKKHKAQILVAVLGEDAGPFERGKLFTKAVSSCLNQEHAVAVYTDGAVFQPEFYRDFSMMMKDGTLPVMNWVWFGIHRDKKQAGIYTYGMKKFGRDEIEVYTDTEQADFNEIHSFMLDIVTYILESDVTLNDGETIGFTEDQKLPITRSKGIALDGQTLKIGYGN from the coding sequence ATGGGTTTATTTAGCTTTGGAAAGAAGAAAAAGAAACAGACTGAGAATCAGGAGGCAAGCGGCTTCATAGGCTTTGTGCTTTTGTCCGAACCATCCTGGGACAGGGAGCAGTTCGTAAAGGATCTTAAGAAAGACTGGGACATCGACGCCGCGCCGGCCATCGATGACGAAGAGGATGAAAAATACAGGGATATCCTCGTTCTGGAGCTGGACGGGATGCGCCTGGCTGTCAGCTTTATGGATATGCCGGTTCCCAATGGAGAGGCGGAAACATATGCGGCAGCTAATTACATGTGGCCCGATGCTGTTGAGACGACCAAAAAACATAAAGCGCAGATCCTGGTTGCAGTGCTTGGAGAGGACGCCGGCCCGTTTGAACGCGGCAAACTGTTTACCAAGGCGGTCTCCTCCTGTCTGAACCAGGAACATGCCGTGGCTGTGTACACGGATGGAGCCGTATTTCAGCCTGAATTTTACCGCGACTTTTCGATGATGATGAAGGACGGGACGCTTCCTGTCATGAACTGGGTATGGTTTGGGATCCACCGGGACAAGAAACAGGCCGGGATCTATACTTATGGCATGAAGAAATTTGGCCGGGACGAGATCGAGGTCTATACGGACACGGAACAAGCAGACTTCAATGAGATCCACAGCTTCATGCTGGACATCGTCACCTATATTCTGGAAAGCGACGTCACCTTAAATGACGGAGAGACCATAGGCTTTACTGAAGACCAGAAGCTGCCGATCACGCGTAGCAAAGGAATCGCCCTGGATGGCCAGACCTTAAAGATCGGATATGGAAATTGA
- a CDS encoding MATE family efflux transporter, with the protein MFISVIFQQLYNIADSVIAGKFAGEDALAAVGASYPITMIFMAIAVGSNIGCSVVISQFFGAKRYDQMKTAVYTTLISATALSVILTIAGLLGSRGLMRMIQTPENIFSSGDLYLRIYIAGFLFLFLYNVATGIFTSLGDSKTPLYFLIGSSLGNIVLDYWFVAGFGWGVAGVAWATFIAQGIACVLALVTMVVRLRSVKTEKKPVVFSMEMLGRISLIAVPSILQQSFISIGNIFVQGLINSFGSSVIAGYSAAVKLNTFTLTSFTTLGNGISSFTAQNIGAGKVERVKEGMKGGVKLGIILTVPFLVAFFGFGSQMMSLFMKEDSTVAMQTGVEFLRIVSPFYIVVAMKLVSDGVLRGSGSMKEFMVATFSDLVLRVVLSFVFAGFFGVTGVWLSWPVGWVTGSVLSLWYNRKVTKRLEVRLAQSPQA; encoded by the coding sequence ATGTTCATCAGCGTTATATTCCAGCAGCTCTACAATATTGCAGACAGCGTGATCGCCGGTAAGTTCGCCGGGGAGGATGCGCTGGCAGCGGTAGGGGCTTCCTACCCGATCACCATGATCTTCATGGCTATCGCTGTGGGGAGTAATATCGGTTGTTCCGTGGTGATCTCCCAGTTTTTCGGGGCAAAGCGGTATGACCAGATGAAGACGGCAGTCTATACGACCCTGATATCAGCGACTGCTTTGTCGGTGATCCTGACGATCGCGGGACTTTTGGGAAGCCGCGGGCTGATGCGCATGATCCAGACCCCGGAGAATATTTTTTCGTCCGGAGATCTGTATCTGAGGATTTATATAGCCGGATTTTTGTTTCTGTTTTTATATAATGTGGCGACCGGGATCTTCACATCCCTTGGGGATTCCAAAACGCCGCTGTATTTTCTGATCGGTTCTTCCCTCGGCAATATCGTGCTGGACTACTGGTTCGTGGCGGGATTTGGCTGGGGCGTGGCTGGTGTGGCGTGGGCGACCTTTATCGCGCAGGGGATCGCCTGTGTGCTGGCGCTTGTCACGATGGTGGTCCGGTTAAGGAGCGTGAAGACCGAGAAAAAGCCGGTGGTGTTTTCCATGGAAATGCTGGGGCGCATCAGCCTGATCGCAGTACCCAGTATCCTGCAGCAGAGCTTTATCTCCATCGGAAATATCTTTGTTCAGGGACTGATCAACTCCTTTGGTTCTTCCGTTATCGCGGGATATTCGGCGGCGGTGAAGCTGAATACATTTACACTCACCAGTTTCACTACCCTGGGGAATGGTATTTCCAGCTTTACGGCGCAGAATATCGGCGCCGGGAAGGTCGAACGGGTGAAAGAGGGAATGAAAGGCGGCGTAAAGCTGGGGATCATCCTGACGGTGCCGTTTCTTGTGGCGTTCTTTGGGTTCGGCAGCCAGATGATGTCCCTGTTCATGAAGGAGGACAGCACCGTGGCGATGCAGACCGGCGTGGAGTTTTTGCGGATCGTCTCACCGTTCTACATTGTGGTGGCGATGAAGCTGGTATCAGATGGGGTGCTGCGCGGTTCCGGCTCCATGAAGGAATTTATGGTGGCGACCTTCTCGGATCTGGTATTGAGAGTGGTCTTGTCGTTTGTGTTTGCAGGGTTCTTTGGCGTGACGGGCGTGTGGCTCTCCTGGCCGGTGGGCTGGGTGACCGGCAGCGTATTGTCACTGTGGTATAACCGGAAGGTGACGAAGCGCCTGGAGGTCCGTCTGGCACAGAGCCCGCAGGCGTAG
- a CDS encoding DUF6472 family protein, with the protein MKEKQQSNCESCMYYEYDDDYECYTCGMDLDEDEMVRFLSDRFFNCPYYRLGDEYMIVRKQL; encoded by the coding sequence ATGAAAGAAAAACAGCAGTCCAACTGTGAGAGCTGTATGTATTATGAGTATGATGATGATTATGAATGTTATACCTGCGGCATGGACTTAGATGAGGATGAGATGGTGCGGTTTTTGTCAGATCGTTTTTTCAACTGTCCTTATTATCGTCTGGGTGATGAGTATATGATCGTGAGGAAACAGCTTTAG
- a CDS encoding PD-(D/E)XK nuclease family protein, whose product MSLQLILGGSGSGKTTFLYDKIIRSSIEHPDRQYFLIVPEQFTMQAQKDIVSAHPGHGTMNIDIVSFNRLAYRIFEELAVAKLQVLDDMGKSMVLRKVAAAQKKKLGLFSGHLSQTGFINQMKSQLSEFYQYGITPDTLREMAPLAGSPLLKQKLEDLSVVFTAFQDYIREHYENGVVSEQVLDILCKVIPDSGLLKNSVIALDGYTGFTPVQYRLAELFMVYARQVVVTVTADPEISMYRSMGVQNLFYMSRQMTVRLSELAEKNNIEKLDDIQMEKTARHDRCGAEGEKAQAGRFPEGGELAFLEKRLFRYGRGSYTGEMDGSLELYQAVNPSGEVACVVHRIQKLLREEGLKYRDIAVITGDLSGYGKEIAHQFEQSEIPYFLDDKKNILDNPMVELIRAALEAVRRDFDYESVFRFLRTGLVSRDREMTDRLENYVIALGIRGGKRWRETWERTYRGAAGLNLAELNAYKDQTMAPLFAMQDAFRQEHVTIAVMVQAVRQLLADCGVEEKLQAYREYFAGIRQFRLAKEYGQVYGLVEELFERLSELLGEEKVGRREFMEILDAGFAELSVGVIPATVDRVVVGDITRSRLAHVKALFFVGVNDGIVPARKDGGSLLSDREREFFGEHQLELAPTAREESFQQRFYLYLMMTKPSKKLVVSFSIVGNDGKSRRPSYLIGELKKIFPRLKCREAEKSGESAAYTVVEARQQLIGGLRQYRDGGLTPDWGSGSDAGQQTEDGTEPGTRPQPEAQFLELYKWFCTSEEYKREARRLVDAAFYVYEKQGIGHAVAQALYGNILSGSVTRLEQYAACAYAHFLKYGLELSERQRFELAAADIGNLFHDSIDLCFRKVEEEGRDWRSITDAERTGLVKQCVEQVTSDYGNTILNSTARNAYLARRVENITQRTIWALQQQIKRGDFTPAGFEVSFSAADNLEAMKIALSDHESLHLKGRVDRMDLCQDEDQVYVKIIDYKSGSTSFDLLALYYGLQLQLVVYMDAVMELTGRSYPDKEVVPAGILYYNIADPMIQKSRQTDQESINAQILRQLKMNGLINSELDAIHHLDNTIEKESDIIPVVLKDDAVQEGKSSVASRERFEYLRRFVHEKLKTAGREILDGEVGAVPYKSGQRTACDYCPYHAVCGFDKKTAGYDYRRWKNRKTEEIWEELCQQDQ is encoded by the coding sequence ATGTCTTTACAGTTGATTCTGGGTGGTTCTGGCTCGGGTAAGACCACCTTTTTATATGATAAGATCATTCGTTCTTCTATAGAGCATCCGGACCGGCAGTATTTTCTGATCGTGCCGGAGCAGTTCACCATGCAGGCGCAGAAGGATATTGTATCGGCGCATCCGGGGCATGGCACGATGAATATTGACATTGTCAGCTTTAACCGTCTGGCCTACCGGATCTTTGAGGAGCTGGCAGTGGCAAAGCTGCAGGTTCTGGACGATATGGGCAAGTCCATGGTGCTGCGGAAGGTGGCGGCGGCCCAGAAAAAGAAGCTGGGCCTTTTCTCCGGTCATTTAAGCCAGACTGGATTCATCAACCAGATGAAGTCCCAGCTCTCGGAGTTCTATCAGTACGGGATCACGCCGGACACCCTGCGGGAAATGGCGCCCCTTGCGGGAAGTCCGCTGCTGAAGCAGAAGCTGGAGGATTTATCAGTGGTGTTTACCGCTTTCCAGGATTATATCAGGGAGCATTATGAGAACGGGGTGGTCAGCGAGCAGGTGCTGGATATTCTCTGCAAGGTCATTCCGGATTCTGGACTGCTGAAGAACAGCGTGATCGCTCTGGACGGATATACAGGCTTTACGCCGGTACAGTACCGGCTGGCCGAGCTGTTTATGGTATATGCCAGGCAGGTAGTGGTGACGGTGACGGCAGACCCGGAGATATCCATGTACCGGTCCATGGGAGTCCAGAACCTGTTTTACATGAGCCGCCAGATGACCGTAAGGCTCTCAGAACTGGCAGAGAAGAATAATATAGAGAAGCTCGATGATATCCAGATGGAAAAAACTGCCCGCCATGACCGGTGCGGAGCGGAAGGGGAGAAGGCACAGGCAGGACGGTTCCCGGAGGGCGGCGAGCTGGCATTCCTGGAAAAGAGGCTGTTCCGCTATGGGCGCGGCAGCTATACCGGGGAGATGGATGGGAGCCTGGAGCTTTATCAGGCGGTGAACCCATCCGGCGAGGTGGCCTGCGTGGTCCACAGGATCCAAAAGCTTCTTCGGGAGGAGGGGCTTAAGTACCGGGATATCGCGGTGATAACCGGGGATTTAAGCGGCTATGGGAAGGAGATCGCTCACCAGTTCGAGCAGAGCGAGATCCCGTATTTCCTGGATGATAAGAAGAATATCCTGGACAACCCGATGGTGGAGCTGATCCGGGCTGCCCTTGAGGCGGTGCGGCGGGATTTTGATTATGAGAGCGTGTTCCGTTTTCTCCGCACCGGGCTGGTGAGCCGTGACCGGGAGATGACGGACCGTCTGGAAAATTACGTGATCGCACTGGGTATCCGCGGCGGCAAACGCTGGCGGGAGACCTGGGAGAGGACCTACCGGGGGGCGGCGGGGTTAAACCTGGCGGAGTTAAATGCCTATAAGGACCAGACTATGGCTCCGCTGTTTGCCATGCAGGATGCATTCCGGCAGGAGCATGTCACCATCGCTGTGATGGTGCAGGCGGTCCGGCAGCTTCTCGCGGACTGTGGTGTGGAGGAGAAGCTGCAGGCGTACCGGGAGTATTTTGCCGGCATCCGGCAGTTCCGGCTGGCCAAGGAGTATGGACAGGTATACGGTCTGGTGGAGGAGCTTTTTGAGCGCCTTTCGGAGCTGCTTGGCGAGGAGAAGGTGGGACGGAGAGAATTTATGGAGATCCTGGATGCGGGATTTGCAGAGCTTTCTGTAGGAGTGATACCGGCGACCGTGGACCGGGTTGTGGTCGGGGATATCACCCGGTCCCGTCTGGCTCATGTAAAGGCGCTGTTTTTTGTGGGCGTGAATGACGGCATTGTGCCCGCGAGGAAGGATGGCGGGAGTCTTTTGTCTGACCGGGAGCGGGAGTTTTTCGGGGAGCACCAGCTGGAGCTGGCGCCGACCGCCAGGGAGGAGAGCTTCCAGCAGAGGTTTTACCTGTATCTGATGATGACAAAGCCTTCAAAGAAGCTGGTGGTGTCCTTTTCCATTGTGGGAAATGACGGGAAGAGCAGGAGGCCGTCCTATCTGATCGGAGAACTGAAAAAGATCTTTCCCCGGTTAAAATGCCGGGAGGCTGAAAAAAGTGGGGAGAGCGCAGCCTACACGGTCGTGGAGGCCAGACAGCAGCTGATCGGCGGACTGAGGCAGTACCGGGACGGAGGCCTTACGCCTGACTGGGGATCGGGATCAGACGCAGGACAGCAGACGGAGGACGGGACGGAGCCTGGCACAAGGCCGCAGCCGGAAGCGCAGTTTTTAGAACTGTATAAGTGGTTCTGCACCTCGGAGGAGTACAAAAGGGAAGCCCGTCGTCTGGTGGACGCGGCCTTTTATGTATATGAAAAGCAGGGCATTGGACATGCGGTGGCGCAGGCGCTCTACGGCAATATCTTGAGCGGCAGCGTGACCAGGCTTGAGCAGTATGCAGCCTGCGCTTACGCCCATTTTCTGAAATACGGGCTGGAGCTTTCTGAGCGGCAGCGGTTTGAGCTGGCGGCGGCGGATATTGGCAACCTGTTCCACGACTCCATCGACTTATGCTTTAGGAAGGTGGAGGAGGAAGGGCGTGACTGGAGGTCTATCACCGACGCAGAGCGGACCGGACTGGTAAAACAGTGTGTGGAGCAGGTGACCTCGGATTACGGCAATACCATTTTAAACAGTACCGCGCGAAACGCCTATCTTGCCCGCAGAGTGGAGAATATTACCCAACGGACCATCTGGGCATTGCAGCAGCAGATCAAACGAGGGGACTTTACCCCCGCCGGCTTTGAGGTGTCATTTTCCGCTGCGGACAATCTGGAAGCCATGAAGATCGCCCTGTCGGATCACGAATCCCTGCACCTTAAGGGAAGGGTCGACCGCATGGACTTATGCCAGGATGAAGATCAGGTATACGTAAAGATCATCGACTACAAATCCGGCAGCACATCCTTCGATCTGCTGGCTCTGTACTATGGCCTCCAGCTCCAGCTTGTGGTGTACATGGACGCGGTGATGGAGCTGACCGGCCGCAGCTATCCGGATAAGGAGGTGGTCCCTGCGGGAATCCTCTATTACAATATCGCTGACCCGATGATCCAGAAATCAAGACAGACGGATCAGGAGTCCATCAATGCACAGATCCTGCGCCAGCTGAAGATGAACGGCTTGATCAACAGTGAGCTGGATGCCATCCATCATCTGGACAATACCATTGAAAAAGAATCCGATATTATCCCGGTGGTGTTAAAGGATGATGCCGTGCAGGAAGGGAAATCCTCCGTCGCCAGCCGGGAGCGGTTTGAATATCTGCGCCGTTTTGTCCATGAGAAGCTGAAGACTGCCGGACGGGAGATATTAGACGGGGAGGTTGGCGCAGTGCCGTACAAGAGCGGGCAGCGGACTGCCTGTGATTACTGCCCGTACCATGCGGTGTGCGGATTTGACAAAAAGACTGCCGGGTATGATTACCGGAGATGGAAGAACAGGAAAACAGAAGAGATCTGGGAGGAATTATGTCAGCAAGATCAGTAA